The genomic interval gtgattttaaaaaagtaaaaattaatttttatttttttataaatcacGTTTTGACAGAATCACTCCGTTCTACATAAGATTTTTAGAAGGTAAGATGGAGTATccttttaaaatctaattttaaaaattagttttgtaCTTAGGGCCCATTTGAGATTGATTTTGAGAAACTTCAacgtgattttgaaaatctaaaagttaattttagtgtttggttaaaaaaaaaatcaaaatcacttttgtaaAAATCAGTTCTTTCTAtagttgattttgaaaaaaatggaaggtgtagtttttatattctgattttaatactcaattttatcctttaatacaatttcgtaaatatccttaaaattattacctaaacccaaaattatccttattcaaattggaaacaaaatcaacattttaataaatttttgttaaaattcatgtatataaatttatttatatcaatttgttggtcgaattattattaaatttattttaccatattataaatttaatcataaattcttttaagacaaaaaaaattaaaatcaatatattatagattttatttttggttagaattattataatacacgtttaaaaatgttttacgttcatgtttttatatgtataagtaaattttatcatacattatgtacattttagtcatttgttttctctcatcggtttaatagtaaaatttaccaaactttCATAATTGCTTTCAAAACTTACagtacttttgaaaataaaatttaccaaacacttaactgattctcttcatagttgattatttttacagcaCAGCTAAcaccaattattttaaaagttacagcattCCCAAACTGACCCTTAATACAATTCTACGCATATCCTCacctcatatatattataaaaatccaaaatcattcttattaattagaaaataaaataattaagtttaaagagattatcatcatcatgatCATGATCACGATCGTCATCgtcatcgtcatcatcattattattattaacaattatttttgagtctacaaaataaaaaaaaattaatattataaaatatgcattttagttatcaattattatataatcaatagaaaaaattttatatagatgTTTATAAatgagtaaataaattttattcaatattatgttCAATTCAGTCATTTACAATCTTAcaatagtttaataataaaatttaccaaacacataaAACTGTCTTTAAAACTCATAACACTTATAGAAACAAATTTTACAGAATGTTTAAATGATTCTCTtcttaattgataatttttatagtACCACTAAtagcaattattttaaaaactacaatattACCAAATCAACCCTTAATCACATCCACTTTATATGAGCCTGAGTatagtattaaaattttcttttaataccgtaacaaattaaattttttttttaaaaaaatgatttattgaaataaatttaagaatagAGGAAATGCATGCATTATGTATGGATGCATGCATCATGTATGGTTTCCTTTCTTGACTTTATCAATTACCATGAGTTCATTGTTTCCTTTCTTGACTTGATCAATGCATGCATTAATTATGTTTGAATTGATCAAGTTGGGTTTAGTGTTCCATGAAATTGCGTTTGAATCTTTCTTCGAAAGCTCCATCTAAATCGTATAttagttttaaatatttctctCAATATTTTACAAGTTAAATATATTCACAATTTCTCATCCTACTCTCGTATTCCAaccacaaattaaatattatctcTTCAATTCAAACTGAGCTATCAATTGTAACTAATAGAACATTCGCGAATGGCACATGCTATATaaacgggaaaaaaaaatcatataagtAATTATCTTAGGGCGGTACATTTGGGATTGATtctaaaaagtttaaaagtgattttaaaaaagtaaaaattaatttttatttttttataagtcaCTTTTTGACAGAATCACTCCGTTCTACACAAGAGTTTTAGAAGGTAAGATGGAGTACccttttaaaatctaattttaaaaattagttttgtaCTTAGGGCCCATTTGAGATTGATTTTGAGAAACTTCAacgtgattttgaaaatctaaaagttaattttagtgtttggttaaaaaaaaaatcaaaatcacttttgtaaAAATCAGTTCTTTCTAtagttgattttgaaaaaaatggaaGGTGTAGTTTTTCTATTCTGATTTTAatactcaattttatcctttaatacaatttcgtaaatatccttaaaattattacctaaacccaaaattatccttattcaaattggaaacaaaatcaacattttaataaatttttgttataattcatgtatataaatttattaatatcaatttgttggtcgaattattattaaatttattttaccatattataaatttaatcataaattcttttaagacaaaaaaaattaaaatcaatatattatagattttatttttagttagaattattataatacacgtttaaaaatgttttacgttcatgtttttatatgtataagtaaattttatcatacattatgtacattttagtcatttgttttctctcatcggtttaatagtaaaatttaccaaactttCATAATTGCTTTCAAAACTTACagtacttttgaaaataaaatttaccaaacacttaactGACTCTTTTCatagttgattatttttacagcaCAGCTAAcaccaattattttaaaagttacagcattCCCAAACTGACCCTTAATACAATTCTACGTATATCCTCacctcatatatattataaaaatccaaaatcattcttattaaatagaaaataaaataattaagtttaaagagattatcatcatcatgatCATGATCACGATCGTCATCgtcatcgtcatcatcattattattattaacaattatttttgagtctacaaaataaaaaaaaaataatattataaaatatgcattttagttatcaattattatataatcaataaaaaaaattttatatagatgTTTATAAatgagtaaataaattttattcaatattatgttCAATTCAGTCATTTACAATCTTAcaatagtttaataataaaatttaccaaacacataaAACTGTCTTTAAAACTCATAACACTTATAGAAACAAATTTTACAGAATGTTTAAATGATTCTCTtcttaattgataatttttatagtACCACTAAtagcaattattttaaaaactacaatattACCAAATCAACCCTTAATCACATCCACTTTATATGAGCCTGAGTatagtattaaaattttcttttaataccgtaacaaattaagtttttttttttaaaatgatttattgaaataaatttaagaatagAGGAAATGCATGCATTATGTATGGATGCATGCATCATGTATGGTATCCTTTCTTGACTTTATCAATTACCATGAGTTCATTGTTTCCTTTCTTGACTTGATCAATGCATGCATTAATTATGTTTGAATTGATCAAGTTGGGTTTAGTGTTCCATGAAATTGCGTTTGAATCTTTCTTCGAAAGCTCCATCTAAATCGTATAttagttttaaatatttctctCAATATTTTACAAGTTAAATATATTCACAATTTCTCATTCTACTCTCGTATTCCAaccacaaattaaatattctcTCTTCAATTCAAACTGAGCTGTCAATTGTAACTAATAGAACATTCGCAAATGGCACATGCTATATAaacgtgaaaaaaaaatcatataagtAATTATCTTAGGGCGGTACATTTGGGATTCTTAGGGCGGTACATTTGGGATTGATtctaaaaagtttaaaagtgattttaaaaaactaaaaattagtttttattttttaataaatcactttttgACAGAATCACTCCGTTCTACATAAGATTTTTAGAAGGTAAGATGGAGTATccttttaaaatctaatttgaaaaattagttttgtaCTTAGGGCCCATTTGGATTGATTTTGAGAAACTTAAacgtgattttgaaaatctaaaagttaattttagtgtttggtaaaaaaaaatcaaaatcacttttgtcaaaatctGTTCCGTCTATAGTggattttgaaaagaatgGAAGGAGTAGTTTTTATATTCTGATTTTaatactcaattttatcatttaatacaatttcataaatatccttaaaattattacctaaacccaaaattatccttatttaaattggaaacaaaatcaaaatttttataaatttattaatatcaatttgtttccaagtgaaattaaaatcaatattttaatcaatgtatataaaattattaccatGAGTTCATTGTTTCCAAGTTGAGCTGATCTTCaaccaccccccccccccccacccaaCCACATGAACTTCTCTGTAATTAAGGAAGCAAAATTGTGTTGTGCCGCTGACcggaaaaagcaaaaaattaaaatgaaaattaaaaaaaaaattgatgtgcttattattttttgcgCTCATAATCATAACAGTAACACTATTCGCGAATCATTTGCCGCCACATATGCAAGCAGTCCCCACTtctgataatttatttattcaaaaaaggTTTGCGCGTCACGCATGACAGCAACAGTTTCGGATGAAGAAAACGACACGTGTAAGCAGTCCACCGGCTAAAAGTGCAACTCTCGAGGCTTAACCGAATAGTTTCTGATCACATTATCATCGCCTGCCCCAATCTTCTACTACGCTTCCTACCTTACACCTCCTGACCTCCCTCAAACATGCATCTTAGAGCTGTACTCTTCACATTGATAATTCtacaaaacaattataaattaacatatttgttttaaaataatttgattaaaaattcaCCCATTTAGTTGGGAAAGCAAGAAAGTTACTTAGGCCAGCAAGATCTTTTTATAATGTTAAACAATTAGAAGCTTATTTtgccataataaaaatttaaggagATTGAATagaatcttttaatttcttttataacacatttattattattaccactaaaatatttgagcGTAAAAGTTACCGATACATTGACtattaaattgtataaaaTCAATTCCATGGATGATAATTTAGCATACTTGAGGATCTATTTCTCACTGAAGCCACGAATTATAATTTGGCAATTTTCCTAGAGTCGAACGTACAAAGATAAGAAGCACAAAACTTTCCTCCTTATAGTGAGCAAGGCAGCagcaaatagaaaaagaaaaacaaaagtagCAGCCAATATAGACTAACCACGTGGTAAACCGACCCCTACTCTGGCCTACACCGAAAAGATAGTAACCAAAAGATTAGCCAACGCGGACAGACTCAGAGACCCCCCACTTATGTAATAAGACGTGCTCGCCTTTGCCAAATCCTCACAGCTCCTAAAATTCTCTTCTTTAACATATATCGGTGCTCTCATCTCTTTTATCGATCAAACAAACGccgaaaatttaaaaaaaaaaaaaatcaaatcaaatggaGGGCGTTACGTTGATTGGATTGCTGAATCAGGTGATCGATCAATTTTCTTCGAAGAGAGCTCTGTCAGTTTCGGGGAAATTTGATTTAACGTACTCAAGGATTCATGAACTCGTCGAACGTGCCGCGTCGAGGCTTGTTGCGGCCGGAATTAACGCCGGCGACGTCGTTGCACTCACCTTCCCAAACACCGTCGAGGtttgagttttttaattttattttatttatattcataatttcattgtatttgttcaatttaattattcaaagttCTTCAAACCGTCAAGCGCATGTTACGTGTCGGTCCTATCtattacaatatttaaaaataaataaataaataaatacataaagaatttattaaatgtttaCGTTATtcatattagtaattattttatgtcgAACCTAATTTAACAATCGGGCGTTTTCTGTCCTTTCTTCTGGAATCGAGTTGGgtacttatttgttttttgagAAGAGAGTTGGGTACTTATTTGATACAAATGTATTATGTTTGTCCTAGTCTGAGAAATCGTAAAATTACAAGGCacattgttattatttgaagaaaaatgacgtaatttattttcttatgaCAATTGCAGTTTGTAATTATGTTCTTGGCCGTAATTCGAGCACGAGCCACAGCTGCGCCGCTCAACGCCGCTTACACGCCAGATGAGTTTGAGTTCTATCTATCGGACTCGGAGTCTAAGCTCTTGTTGACCCCAGCTGAAGGAAACGCGGCGGCTCAAGCCGCGGCTTCAAAGCTCAACATCTCACACGCCACGGCTACTCTCCTAGACGCCGACTCGGAACTCACTCTTTCCCTCGCTCACTCCGAGTCAGACACCAACGCGATCAGCAAACTCACCAACGACCCGTCTGACGTGGCGCTCTTTTTGCACACTTCGGGCACCACGAGCCGTCCTAAAGGCGTGCCGCTGACTCAGAATAATTTGGCTGCTTCTGTTAGCAACATCAAATCGGTTTATAAACTCACCGAGTCGGACTCGACCGTTATAGTCCTCCCCCTATTTCACGTCCACGGCATGTTAGCCGGCTTGCTGAGCTCTTTTGCAGCGGGAGCCGCTGTCACTCTTCCAGCCGCTGGCAGATTCTCGGCTTCAACATTTTGGCAGGACATGATTAAATACAACGCAACGTGGTACACCGCGGTCCCCACCATCCACCAAATCGTCCTTGACCGCCACGTGGCAAAACCGGAACCAGTTTACCCAAAGCTCCGTTTTATTCGGAGCTGCAGTGCCTCGTTGGCGCCGGTTATATTGTCTCGGCTCGAGGAGGCATTTGGCGCGCCAGTATTAGAAGCTTATGCAATGACTGAGGCAACCCATTTAATGTCATCCAATCCGCTACCCGAAGATGGCCCGCACAAGCCCGGATCCGTGGGTCGACCCGTGGGTCAAGAAATTGCGATTTTGGATGAAATTGGTGTGCCACAGGAGGGAGGAGCTAAGGGTGAGGTGTGTATTAGGGGACCAAATGTGACTAAGGGTTACAAAAACAACCCGGAGGCCAATAAATCCGCTTTCCTATTCGGGTGGTTCCATACCGGAGATATTGGGTATTTTGATTCGGATGGGTATTTGCATCTCGTGGGTCGGATCAAGGAGCTTATTAACCGTGGAGGTAATTTACATGAAtccatttctttatttttggcgaaatttatctaaattttgtCCTGAATTTTCTACTTTATGGCTTTGACTATCGAATGCAGTTTAGCCTTATTATAGTTGATCATGTGAAAAGCTCAGTTGTGATCCCAGAAATTCATTGCCATCTTGGTTAAGCTTAGGAGTCTAATTTGGTGAATAGtcaatttaagttttaattgaaTGTTTTAGTATTGTTATAATTGCACTCACCTGCCGATatgttatttctatttttattttctaatttcattaaagTTACCTATGTAGAAACAGCTGATGCccaattgaaaattatgaaaaaaatttgaccTTTTGTTTACATTCAATATCAGGTGAGAAAATATCACCAATTGAAGTGGATGCAGTTCTCCTGTCTCATCCCGACATTGCTCAAGCTGTAGCTTTTGGAGTCCCCGATGACAAATATGGTGAAGAGGTAAAGCttcttaaaactaaaaatttgacCTACTCTTTTGTTTTGACAAATGTCTTCTTATATCATCAATGTTGATGACCCCACGCCAGCACAAGTAATGTTGAAGTGGAGCCACACACGTTGCTTGCACAAACATATAGATAAAATGGtgacaaaatatttgaagCCCCACTTTCATACATCATACATTCATACATTCGCCTGAAAGCAACCACAGTTCTAGAAAGTTAGTGGTTTTAAGGATCCGTGTGATTTTGTATTGTTATGAGGCAAGAAAGCTTTTTCGGTGTGCGGTGGTTcaccaaaaatatatattctggCAGAAACTTTAGATTATGTCGAAGAATATTTTGAGGGTATATTCGAGCAAAGAATTTGTGAGgtcactaaaaaaataaaaataaaaaccttgtagatttattcatttaatttaacgTATTCCTGATTATGTTTTGTTTCGGATGGCTGCCTGTCACCAACAGATAAACTGTGCTATAATTCCTAGAGAAGGATCAAACATTGATGAGGAAGAGGTGCTGAGGTTTTGCAAGAAAAATGTTGCTGCTTTTAAGGTTCCGAAAAGAGTTTTCATCACCAATGAACTCCCGAAGACAGCCAGTGGGAAGATTCAACGGCGAATTGTATCCGAGCACTTCCTCGCTCAGGTATCAGCAGCCAAGGTTCCCAAATTTGGAGCTTAAGCAGATATATGCCAGAAAGGGAGAAATTTTGCTTTACTCTTTGGCAGACACGCTTGGGAAATTTGATGTGATTTCTGTTCTTGTTCACTGTGTAATCATCACATTCAGAGaataattcattcattatttaaatgaaGGTGAAATTCGTCTcagcatttttaattttttatcatgcaATGGAAAGGCCTACATTGCTTTTGGAATATTTATCCCATTATCATTACTTTGTAAATTGAAAGGACAAAACTAAGAACCATTGGAATTAAACGTCGGCATCTACAATTGAACCAGTCATATTGCAACCAAAACCCAAAGTGCCACTACAATAACACGAACAAAAAGAGACTTGTATCCTTTTATCCGAGCTtcttctaaataaaatttaatttattcaatatcaatcataaatttttaatgtaaaatacaCGACATAAGATCCAATCATTGTTTGCTATTTATATGCTTTAAGCCTTTAAGATCCAATCATTATAATTTGCATACATACATGACAAACAATAAATGCTCTAAAAATACCACCAGAGATCTTCTCCTAATCCTAATAAAAACCTGTAGCACCATAAAATACTAGAAAAAACTGGTATATTGCTAAGCTGCATAATGTGGTGCCCAATAACACAAAAGAGACAGCTACACTACACCTCAGTTATAGAATTAGCCATCCAAGAGGATTAAGGCCAAAGGGGGCGTTTGAGGCAGCTGCCCTTCACCCTATATTCTAGGGAATATTTCCCTAGAATATAGCACGGGGAGCAGCTGCGCGGTGGCAGCACAGCAGCCCCAAACGCACTAAAAATCCTGTTAAATAAACCTCCATCAACTAAAACACCAAGGAGATTATCATGGGAACCCAGCAACAAGAAATATTCCATGGAAATTACTCTGAGACATTGCACAAATAGCACACAAAAAGATGATGTAGAAGAAAAAAGCACAAGCATATAGAAGCAGAATATCATCTAATTGTAAATCCCACTTCACCAGCCAGTCACTAACTATGGTAAACAAGATTATAATTGATACTCTCTAAACTACAACACCATTACCAAACAGAAAAAACACAGGCCAAGAAGGCAGCAACATCCCCATAATCTAACACCCAAACAAGGTGTTCAGGTTAAAAGGgttaaaaaaggagaaaaaaaaaaaaaaaacataaactcCACAACTTAAATTGCAACAAACTGAACGGCAATACACAGATCATATATCAAACATTATTAGACTTCCTCTTGTGCttcctcttcatcatcatacTCATAATCCTCCTCTGCAGTTGCATCTTGATACTGTTGGTACTCAGAAACCAGATCGTTCATATTGCTCTCTGCCTCGGTAAACTCCATCTCATCCATACCCTCTCCAGTGTACCAATGCAGAAAAGCCTTTCTGCGGAACATGGCAGTGAACTGTTCACTCACCCTCCTGAACATTTCCTGAATTGAGGTGGAGTTACCAATGAAGGTGGATGCCATTTTGAGACCAGTCGGAGGGATGTCACAAACAGTAGACTTCACATTGTTGGGAATCCACTCAACAAAGTATGATGAGTTCTTGTTCTGCACATTGATCATCTGTTCGTCAACCTCCTTGGTGCTCATCTTGCCACGGAACATCGCAGAAGCAGTCAAGTACCGACCGTGTCGAGGATCAGCAGCACACATCATGTTCTTAGCATCCCACATTTGT from Citrus sinensis cultivar Valencia sweet orange chromosome 9, DVS_A1.0, whole genome shotgun sequence carries:
- the LOC102612322 gene encoding oxalate--CoA ligase codes for the protein MEGVTLIGLLNQVIDQFSSKRALSVSGKFDLTYSRIHELVERAASRLVAAGINAGDVVALTFPNTVEFVIMFLAVIRARATAAPLNAAYTPDEFEFYLSDSESKLLLTPAEGNAAAQAAASKLNISHATATLLDADSELTLSLAHSESDTNAISKLTNDPSDVALFLHTSGTTSRPKGVPLTQNNLAASVSNIKSVYKLTESDSTVIVLPLFHVHGMLAGLLSSFAAGAAVTLPAAGRFSASTFWQDMIKYNATWYTAVPTIHQIVLDRHVAKPEPVYPKLRFIRSCSASLAPVILSRLEEAFGAPVLEAYAMTEATHLMSSNPLPEDGPHKPGSVGRPVGQEIAILDEIGVPQEGGAKGEVCIRGPNVTKGYKNNPEANKSAFLFGWFHTGDIGYFDSDGYLHLVGRIKELINRGGEKISPIEVDAVLLSHPDIAQAVAFGVPDDKYGEEINCAIIPREGSNIDEEEVLRFCKKNVAAFKVPKRVFITNELPKTASGKIQRRIVSEHFLAQVSAAKVPKFGA